One window of Chryseobacterium indologenes genomic DNA carries:
- the galK gene encoding galactokinase, with amino-acid sequence MHEQLINPTLQKFKAEFKAEPEHIFLSPGRINIIGEHVDYSDGFVLPAAIDKYICFAVRKLPQSNFCTIIARDLGEEYTFDVTLEVKPVQQMWMNYILGVFSQLQKSENQFCGMEIVFSSTIPMGSGLSSSAALECGFAYILNELFDLHLTKKEIAVIGQKSEHTFAGVQCGIMDQFASVFGKENKVIMLDCNSLEHQYFDADLKGYSLLLFDSCVKHSHLTSGYNERRRDVEHGKKVLWKNFPEIEKFRDFTLLMLDHTKEEMGDISYKRCLYLLKEIRRVEMAAKAISEGNIEYLGTLLTETHAGLSTEFEVSCNELDFLVENTLQQEGVLGARIMGGGFGGCSINLIQENRAEEVIKTISEKYLEHFNIQMKVYQVKISDGIKEYTNEYII; translated from the coding sequence ATGCATGAACAGTTAATTAACCCAACCCTACAAAAGTTTAAGGCCGAATTCAAAGCAGAGCCTGAGCACATTTTCCTTTCTCCCGGGAGAATTAATATTATCGGTGAGCATGTAGATTATAGCGACGGTTTTGTATTGCCTGCTGCCATAGATAAATACATTTGTTTTGCTGTCCGCAAGCTGCCACAGTCTAATTTTTGTACCATCATAGCCAGAGACCTCGGAGAAGAATATACATTTGATGTCACACTAGAGGTAAAACCCGTACAGCAAATGTGGATGAACTATATTCTGGGTGTTTTCAGCCAGTTGCAGAAGTCAGAAAATCAGTTTTGCGGAATGGAAATTGTCTTCAGCAGTACCATTCCGATGGGATCCGGACTTTCTTCTTCGGCAGCCCTTGAATGTGGCTTTGCCTATATCCTCAATGAACTTTTTGACCTTCACCTAACCAAAAAAGAAATCGCGGTGATCGGGCAAAAATCAGAACATACTTTTGCAGGAGTTCAGTGCGGAATTATGGATCAGTTTGCTTCCGTTTTCGGAAAGGAAAATAAGGTAATTATGCTCGACTGTAATTCTCTGGAGCATCAATATTTTGATGCCGACCTTAAAGGATACAGCCTGCTGCTTTTTGACAGCTGTGTAAAACATAGTCATCTGACATCCGGCTATAACGAAAGACGTAGAGATGTAGAACATGGCAAAAAAGTCTTATGGAAAAATTTCCCTGAAATTGAAAAATTCCGGGATTTTACATTGCTTATGCTTGATCATACAAAGGAAGAAATGGGAGATATTTCATACAAAAGATGTCTCTATCTGTTGAAAGAAATCCGAAGGGTAGAAATGGCGGCCAAAGCTATTTCAGAAGGAAATATTGAATATCTGGGAACACTCCTCACGGAAACCCACGCCGGGCTGTCCACTGAATTTGAGGTCAGTTGCAATGAGCTTGATTTTTTGGTTGAAAACACATTGCAGCAGGAAGGTGTACTGGGAGCAAGAATCATGGGAGGCGGTTTCGGAGGCTGCAGCATCAACCTGATTCAGGAAAACAGAGCTGAAGAAGTGATTAAAACCATCAGTGAAAAATATCTTGAACATTTTAATATTCAGATGAAAGTTTACCAGGTTAAAATTTCAGACGGGATAAAAGAATACACCAATGAATACATCATTTGA
- a CDS encoding UDP-glucose--hexose-1-phosphate uridylyltransferase, whose product MNTSFDPKKHPHRRYNPLLDEWLLVSPQRANRPWQGQREETAEENRPDYDPDCYLCSGNIRANGDRNPAYQGTYVFNNDFGALLNEEVEFSEEQSGFFTLLPERGINRVVCFSENHSLTLPEMSVEHIKNVVDVWQEQFNELAALDHINYVQIFENKGGIMGCSNPHPHGQIWAQSSVPAMVQKTHDQLKLYFEKNKRTLLEDYLEQETTAGERIVTENEHFAALVPFWASWPYETMIISKQKRENIAEFSEEEKESFAAVLKDLTTIYDNLFETSFPYSAGIHQSPTDGKEHPEWHFHMHFYPPLLRSAEVKKFMVGYEMLAEPQRDITPEQSATILRNLPTIHYKKK is encoded by the coding sequence ATGAATACATCATTTGACCCTAAAAAACATCCCCACAGAAGATACAATCCTCTTTTGGATGAATGGTTACTGGTTTCTCCACAGCGGGCAAACCGTCCATGGCAGGGGCAGAGAGAAGAAACAGCAGAAGAAAACCGTCCCGATTACGATCCGGACTGCTATCTCTGTTCTGGAAATATTCGTGCTAACGGAGACCGAAACCCAGCGTACCAGGGAACCTATGTCTTTAACAATGACTTTGGGGCATTGTTGAATGAAGAAGTTGAATTTTCCGAGGAACAGTCAGGTTTTTTTACCCTTCTTCCGGAGCGCGGAATCAACAGGGTGGTTTGTTTTTCTGAAAATCATAGCCTTACCTTACCGGAAATGTCTGTGGAACACATCAAAAATGTGGTGGATGTATGGCAGGAGCAGTTCAATGAGCTGGCGGCTCTGGATCATATCAATTATGTTCAGATTTTTGAAAATAAAGGAGGCATCATGGGCTGCAGCAATCCTCATCCGCATGGCCAGATATGGGCACAGTCGTCCGTTCCGGCAATGGTTCAGAAAACCCATGATCAGTTGAAATTGTATTTTGAAAAAAATAAAAGAACATTACTGGAAGACTACCTTGAGCAGGAAACCACAGCTGGAGAACGCATCGTCACAGAAAATGAACACTTTGCCGCATTGGTGCCGTTTTGGGCGTCGTGGCCTTATGAAACAATGATTATCAGTAAACAGAAAAGAGAAAATATTGCGGAATTTTCTGAAGAGGAAAAAGAATCTTTTGCAGCTGTACTCAAGGATCTGACCACAATATATGACAATCTTTTTGAAACGTCATTTCCTTATTCTGCTGGAATTCATCAATCGCCTACAGATGGCAAAGAACATCCGGAATGGCATTTTCATATGCACTTTTATCCGCCGTTACTCAGAAGTGCGGAAGTTAAAAAATTTATGGTAGGATACGAAATGCTGGCTGAGCCTCAGCGGGACATTACCCCGGAACAAAGTGCCACAATATTAAGAAATCTTCCCACCATTCATTACAAGAAAAAATAA